Proteins from a single region of Natranaerobius trueperi:
- a CDS encoding heavy metal translocating P-type ATPase codes for MKYELKGLDCPSCASKIEKKLNKLDSSKEIQINLSNNTVELDPYYLDKAQEIVDKIEPGVILKPVEDEHKSKNQSFFNIIKDSSNELIRIILALILLGIGIFFREQLRETSYGEFLVFLLAYLSVGTPIVLGAFKSSLKGQFFNEKFLMTVATVGAFLIREFPEAVAVMLFYAVGEFLQNLAVNRSRRSITALLDLKANYVNLVKDGSVKQVDPEEVKPKDIIEVRPGERVPLDGKVILGTSYINTSALTGESVPRRIDPENEVYAGVINENNLIRLEVTNKFEDSSVSKILNLVENAASRKAPTEKFITTFAGWYTPIVVFGALILGLVPPLVIDDATFSEWIYRSLILLVISCPCALVFSIPLGYFGGIGGASRKGILVKGANFLDAFLKVDTMIFDKTGTLTKGVFKVLDISTVNEFSKEELMEYAALAEAHSNHPIAKSIKQFVTETFGELPKISIVEQEELKGHGIKSVMGDNTLVHVGNKRLLEREGIISNQSDIETDDDSWVHVAINGKYAGYFVVSDEIKGEASKVIKLLKKLGIKKVIMLTGDEEKNSAKVASELGIDRYYSNLLPEDKLQILDDYMAKTPGKVAYVGDGINDAPVITRADIGIAMGALGSDAAIESSDIVLMDDKLIKLPESLDVANRTRQIVIQNIIFALSIKAVFVILGTMGMATMWEAVFADVGVALIAIFNSMRTLRTIENSKQKLTKVEEADLKMRMTH; via the coding sequence ATGAAATATGAATTAAAGGGGTTAGACTGCCCTAGTTGTGCTTCTAAAATAGAAAAAAAACTTAATAAATTAGATAGTTCTAAAGAGATTCAAATAAATCTCTCTAATAATACAGTGGAGTTAGACCCTTATTATTTAGATAAAGCACAAGAAATTGTTGATAAAATAGAGCCTGGGGTAATCCTAAAACCAGTTGAAGATGAGCATAAATCAAAAAACCAAAGTTTTTTTAACATTATCAAAGACAGTTCAAACGAATTGATACGGATTATATTAGCTTTAATCTTATTGGGCATAGGTATCTTTTTTAGAGAACAGTTAAGAGAAACTAGTTATGGTGAATTTTTAGTATTCTTACTAGCTTATTTGTCAGTAGGTACTCCTATAGTTTTAGGAGCATTCAAAAGTTCACTAAAAGGTCAATTCTTTAATGAAAAGTTTTTAATGACAGTTGCAACAGTTGGCGCATTTTTAATTAGAGAGTTCCCTGAAGCTGTTGCTGTTATGTTATTCTATGCTGTAGGGGAGTTTTTACAAAATCTAGCTGTAAATAGGTCAAGGCGTTCTATCACAGCACTTTTAGACTTAAAAGCAAACTATGTGAATTTAGTTAAGGATGGTTCAGTAAAACAAGTAGATCCAGAAGAAGTTAAACCTAAAGATATAATAGAAGTAAGACCAGGTGAAAGAGTACCCTTAGATGGAAAAGTCATTTTAGGAACGTCTTATATAAACACAAGTGCACTAACAGGTGAGTCAGTTCCTAGACGTATTGATCCCGAGAACGAAGTATATGCAGGTGTAATTAATGAGAACAATCTAATTAGATTAGAAGTTACAAACAAATTCGAGGATTCATCAGTATCTAAAATACTAAACTTAGTAGAAAATGCTGCTTCTAGAAAAGCTCCTACAGAAAAATTCATAACAACTTTTGCAGGTTGGTATACACCTATTGTAGTATTTGGGGCATTAATTTTAGGTTTAGTCCCCCCACTCGTTATCGATGATGCAACGTTTTCAGAGTGGATATATAGATCTTTAATTTTACTTGTTATTTCATGTCCCTGTGCTTTAGTGTTTTCTATTCCTCTTGGGTATTTTGGGGGAATAGGTGGAGCTTCAAGAAAAGGGATTTTAGTTAAGGGAGCAAACTTTTTAGATGCTTTTTTAAAAGTGGATACAATGATTTTTGATAAGACTGGTACTTTAACTAAAGGTGTTTTTAAAGTATTAGATATATCTACAGTAAATGAGTTCTCTAAAGAAGAATTAATGGAATATGCTGCCCTTGCAGAAGCTCATTCAAATCATCCCATAGCTAAATCTATAAAGCAGTTTGTAACCGAAACCTTTGGTGAATTGCCTAAAATTAGTATTGTTGAACAAGAAGAGTTGAAAGGTCACGGTATCAAATCTGTAATGGGTGATAATACACTTGTGCATGTAGGAAACAAGCGCTTACTTGAACGTGAGGGAATTATATCTAATCAAAGTGACATAGAAACAGATGATGATTCCTGGGTACATGTAGCTATTAATGGGAAGTATGCCGGTTATTTTGTGGTTTCTGATGAGATTAAAGGTGAAGCAAGTAAAGTTATCAAACTACTAAAAAAATTAGGTATCAAAAAAGTTATCATGTTAACAGGAGATGAAGAAAAGAATAGTGCTAAAGTAGCAAGTGAGTTAGGGATAGATCGGTACTATTCTAACTTATTACCAGAAGATAAATTACAGATATTAGATGACTATATGGCTAAAACCCCAGGTAAAGTGGCATATGTTGGAGATGGAATAAATGATGCACCTGTTATTACAAGAGCAGATATTGGAATTGCTATGGGTGCGTTAGGTTCTGATGCTGCTATAGAATCATCTGATATTGTGTTAATGGATGATAAACTAATAAAATTACCAGAAAGCTTAGATGTTGCAAATAGAACTAGACAGATAGTAATTCAAAACATTATTTTTGCTTTGAGTATTAAAGCAGTTTTTGTTATATTAGGTACAATGGGCATGGCAACCATGTGGGAAGCTGTATTTGCAGATGTTGGTGTAGCTTTAATAGCTATCTTTAACTCTATGAGGACACTGCGAACAATAGAAAATTCGAAACAAAAGTTAACAAAAGTTGAAGAAGCTGACCTTAAGATGAGGATGACACATTGA
- a CDS encoding ArsR/SmtB family transcription factor, whose translation MGDKENSKDTCDLFSFNPEAVDCIKNNMLSEKEINNMSEIFKVLGDPTRIKILYALEQEELCVCDLAISLNMKVSAVSHQLRLLKKASLVKSNRSGKYVYYQIDDEHVEALFSRALEHVQHD comes from the coding sequence TTGGGTGACAAAGAGAATTCAAAAGACACATGTGATTTATTTAGTTTTAACCCTGAAGCTGTTGATTGTATAAAAAATAATATGCTTTCAGAAAAAGAGATAAATAATATGTCTGAGATATTTAAAGTTTTAGGGGATCCAACTCGTATAAAGATTTTATATGCTCTTGAACAAGAAGAACTGTGTGTATGTGATTTAGCAATCTCTTTAAACATGAAAGTTTCAGCCGTATCTCATCAGTTAAGATTACTTAAAAAAGCAAGTTTAGTTAAATCAAATCGAAGTGGAAAGTATGTATACTATCAGATAGATGATGAACACGTTGAAGCACTATTTTCTAGAGCTTTAGAACATGTTCAGCATGATTAG
- a CDS encoding alpha/beta fold hydrolase — protein sequence MGIVILVHGFNSSFHDMSFLSDYFKNRGYLVYSPNLPTRFASFHKCTTIFEDCTNDYLNKCNYFNPKIHLVGHSMGGLIIRNYLARNTIDNIGRCVLIATPNKGTKLADLLCLYSPINKIHKPLDVLVTYKKLLYESNSSLELGIIAGTKSSWPFSLLLKNDNDGRVEVESTKMSNAKDFLLLPFGHKDIHHRTVTAQYIDNFLGTGRFHSI from the coding sequence ATGGGTATAGTTATATTAGTACATGGTTTTAATTCATCTTTTCACGATATGAGTTTTTTAAGTGATTATTTTAAAAATAGAGGTTATCTAGTATATTCTCCAAATCTACCTACTAGATTTGCAAGTTTTCATAAATGTACAACTATATTTGAAGATTGTACCAATGATTACCTTAATAAGTGTAATTATTTTAACCCCAAAATACATCTAGTTGGTCATAGTATGGGTGGTCTAATAATTAGAAATTATTTAGCTCGTAATACCATAGATAATATAGGTAGATGTGTTTTGATAGCTACACCTAATAAAGGAACTAAATTAGCAGATTTACTTTGCTTATATTCACCGATAAATAAGATTCATAAACCCTTAGATGTATTAGTTACTTATAAAAAATTATTATATGAAAGTAACAGTTCATTAGAATTAGGAATAATAGCTGGTACAAAATCTAGTTGGCCCTTTAGTTTATTACTTAAAAATGATAATGATGGACGAGTTGAAGTTGAATCTACTAAAATGTCAAATGCCAAAGACTTCTTGTTATTACCGTTCGGTCATAAAGATATACATCACAGAACTGTCACAGCACAATATATTGATAATTTTTTAGGAACTGGAAGATTTCACAGTATTTGA
- a CDS encoding amidohydrolase yields MPNPVLVSKDQIQNSIAYISKELKKLSQNIHANPELNFQEKKAVQFQKQILENHDFSFENPFGGLETAFKASYSNSKSKDTLKIAFLSEYDALPELGHACGHNLIATSSVGAAIGLSEVLKDFYNEIPFEVSVIGTPGEEGGGGKVHLLEEGGFDDINFALMIHPGNKNMVGRGGLACTQVDVEAFGKKAHSAAPCYGVNALSAIINVFNELDVLKGSIKDSNKINGIITDGGTASNIIPDYAKAAFTVRAKTKEDLTFLLEKFKKITDGASALTDAEIKCEHDLIYEERYPNKSMGELFKTNMEILGEEVNYPDSDEILGSSDIGNVSREIPTIHPYIKITDPPIGGHTRDFEKVSGEEIAESKAIKAAMALAMTGLDIVTSESNQHNIREEFSNTVKSSSS; encoded by the coding sequence ATGCCAAACCCAGTTTTAGTTAGTAAAGATCAGATTCAAAACTCGATAGCTTATATATCAAAAGAACTTAAAAAACTTAGCCAAAATATTCACGCTAATCCAGAATTAAATTTCCAAGAAAAGAAAGCTGTACAATTTCAAAAACAAATACTTGAAAACCATGATTTTAGCTTTGAGAACCCATTCGGTGGATTAGAGACTGCTTTTAAAGCTAGTTACAGTAACTCTAAGTCCAAAGACACTTTAAAAATCGCTTTTTTATCTGAATATGATGCTTTACCCGAACTAGGTCATGCCTGTGGTCATAATTTGATCGCTACAAGCTCTGTTGGAGCTGCTATTGGTTTAAGTGAAGTTTTAAAAGATTTTTATAATGAGATTCCTTTTGAAGTTTCAGTTATTGGAACCCCAGGTGAAGAAGGTGGAGGGGGAAAGGTTCATTTATTAGAAGAAGGGGGATTTGACGATATTAATTTTGCTCTCATGATTCACCCCGGTAACAAAAATATGGTAGGAAGAGGTGGACTAGCTTGTACTCAAGTTGATGTAGAAGCATTTGGAAAAAAAGCACATTCAGCCGCACCATGTTATGGTGTGAATGCTTTATCTGCCATTATTAATGTCTTTAATGAGCTCGATGTTTTAAAAGGAAGCATTAAAGACAGTAATAAAATCAATGGTATTATAACTGATGGTGGAACTGCTTCTAATATAATCCCTGATTATGCTAAAGCCGCATTTACAGTCAGGGCAAAAACTAAAGAAGATCTTACTTTCTTATTAGAAAAGTTCAAAAAAATTACTGATGGTGCATCGGCTTTAACAGATGCAGAGATCAAATGTGAACATGATTTAATTTATGAAGAACGTTATCCTAATAAAAGTATGGGAGAGCTTTTCAAGACTAATATGGAAATATTAGGTGAAGAGGTGAATTACCCTGACTCAGACGAAATTTTAGGTTCTTCCGATATAGGTAATGTCTCTAGAGAGATTCCGACTATACATCCTTATATTAAAATCACAGATCCCCCTATTGGTGGACATACTCGTGATTTTGAAAAAGTTTCTGGAGAAGAAATTGCTGAAAGTAAAGCAATTAAAGCTGCTATGGCTTTAGCAATGACTGGTTTAGATATAGTTACTTCTGAATCTAATCAACACAACATTAGAGAAGAATTTTCAAATACTGTGAAATCTTCCAGTTCCTAA